A stretch of Coccidioides posadasii str. Silveira chromosome 2, complete sequence DNA encodes these proteins:
- the SPE1 gene encoding Ornithine decarboxylase (EggNog:ENOG410PGWB~COG:E~BUSCO:5978at33183), producing the protein MVMAPSVFEPTDVYITEKYHHESKGSYNSTNHGGPELSHAREASKELILDILQKKAASIDVQNCCPGEEDPFYVADLGEVYRQHIRWKMNLGRVKPFYAVKCNPDPQVLRLMAHLGNGFDCASKAEIDYVLAAGVDPSRIIYAHPCKTKSYLRYAAQQGVKQMTFDNADELYKIKTMCPDAELFLRILTDDSASLCRLSMKFGASLTVTRSLLELAKDLGLNVVGVSFHVGSGAEDPTAFVKAVEDARFVFDQASDIGHDLKVLDVGGGFCDETFERFAAALSDALDTYFPPHIRVIAEPGRYYVASAFTLAANVIARRDVSPAASDSDSASGPAEMYMIYLNDGVYGNFSNIVFDHQHPVAQILTKDDMASTHPVEYSIWGPTCDGIDVISKRVTLNGVLGVGNWLYFENMGAYTQCSATRFNGFTDKHDIIYISTEPSAAALMGY; encoded by the exons ATGGTTATGGCACCTTCGGTTTTCGAACCCACGGACGTTTATATTACTGAAAAGTACCATCACGAGAGTAAAGGTAGTTATAATTCTACCAATCATGGCGGGCCCGAATTGTCACATGCCCGTGAAGCGTCCAAAGAATTGATCTTGGACATCCTGCAAAAGAAAGCTGCCAGCATCGATGTGCAGAATTGCTGCCCCGGCGAGGAGGATCCATTCTATGTGGCGGATCTAGGAGAAGTTTATCGCCAGCACATTCGCTGGAAGATGAACCTAGGACGCGTCAAGCCCTTCTACG CCGTTAAATGTAACCCCGACCCACAGGTCCTTCGTCTCATGGCTCACCTTGGAAATGGCTTTGACTGTGCTTCAAAGGCGGAAATCGACTATGTCCTCGCTGCCGGCGTCGACCCTAGCCGCATTATATATGCCCATCCGTGCAAGACAAAGTCCTACCTTCGCTATGCGGCACAACAAGGCGTCAAGCAGATGACCTTTGACAACGCTGATGAGCTGTACAAGATTAAGACCATGTGTCCCGATGCGGAGCTCTTTTTGCGAATCCTAACCGACGACTCCGCTAGCTTGTGTCGTCTAAGCATGAAATTCGGCGCTTCGCTCACTGTGACCCGTTCTCTACTTGAACTGGCCAAGGACTTGGGTCTAAACGTTGTTGGAGTGAGCTTCCATGTCGGTTCCGGGGCGGAAGACCCAACAGCATTCGTCAAGGCCGTTGAAGATGCCCGCTTCGTGTTTGATCAAGCCAGTGACATCGGTCACGATCTCAAAGTTCTCGATGTCGGCGGTGGCTTTTGCGACGAAACTTTTGAGCGGTTTGCAGCGGCGCTCAGCGATGCTTTGGATACGTATTTCCCGCCCCATATTCGCGTCATCGCAGAGCCCGGCCGTTACTATGTTGCATCTGCCTTCACCCTCGCCGCCAACGTCATTGCTCGCCGCGATGTCAGCCCTGCAGCCTCTGACTCGGACTCTGCCAGTGGTCCCGCGGAGATGTATATGATCTATCTCAACGATGGAGTCTACGGAAACTTCTCCAACATTGTTTTCGATCATCAGCATCCGGTGGCCCAGATTCTAACCAAGGATGACATGGCTTCTACCCACCCTGTGGAGTATTCCATCTGGGGTCCTACCTGCGATGGCATCGACGTTATCAGCAAACGCGTTACACTTAACGGAGTATTGGGTGTGGGCAACTGGTTGTACTTTGAGAATATGGGCGCTTATACCCAATGCAGTGCAACTCGTTTCAATGGCTTCACCGACAAGCATGACATCATCTACATTTCTACAGAACCCAGCGCCGCTGCGCTTATGGGATATTAG
- a CDS encoding uncharacterized protein (EggNog:ENOG410PQ0E~COG:A~BUSCO:8710at33183) produces MAHYIRFLKQPQITKKNGDSFFITTLFTITTDLGDSFLAEDVQLGATVQFARPIAPLKQAVCWQAGSREQKLTFGPIRRDLTNCTVQLCVRSVTEVMDADSLNGPHIPRVVSAWSPLFEISPGKRSVEKLVLRRFQPKIGAELKIWEETGNSIARHIWDAALAAIVEFHDNFSHRGGKPLRQNDNHAFNVLELGSGCGIVGIALAQMMSNCSVMLTDLEEVREIIHRNISTAQLAQSSLIEFQTLDWDEELPQAVKDRRHDLILLSDCTYNSDALPALVRTIKSLLEISPGASVLVAWKKRCESELVFFDLMKDAALAVVGESSPALQVAAESDDDDDDHEAPEIKIFRFQKASERQLAS; encoded by the exons ATGGCTCATTATATCCGATTTCTAAAACAACCACAGATAACGAAGAAGAATGGGGATTCTTTCTTCATCACCACCTTATTCACCATCACTACGGACCTCGGGGACTCCTTTCTTGCTGAGGATGTTCAACTTGGTGCCACGGTGCAGTTTGCACGCCCAATCGCCCCGCTAAAACAGGCTGTTTGTTGGCAGGCGGGGAGCCGAGAGCAGAAGTTAACTTTCGGTCCCATACGGCGAGATCTCACCAATTGTACGGTTCAGCTTTGTGTTCGCTCTGTAACTGAGGTAATGGATGCAGATTCACTCAATGGCCCACACATTCCTAGAGTCGTCTCTGCTTGGAGCCCATTGTTTGAAATATCTCCTGGGAAGAGGTCCGTTGAGAAGTTGGTGTTGAGACGGTTCCAGCCCAAAATTGGGGCGGAACTGAAAATATGGGAAGAAACTGGAAACAGTATTGCGAGACATATCTG GGATGCAGCTTTGGCAGCCATTGTCGAGTTCCATGACAACTTCAGCCACAGAGGAGGCAAACCGCTCCGGCAGAATGATAACCATGCCTTTAATGTTCTAGAATTGGGGTCAGGATGCGGTATTGTCGGAATTGCCCTAGCGCAGATGATGTCAAACTGCTCCGTGATGCTCACAGACCTCGAGGAAGTCCGGGAGATAATTCACCGAAATATCTCTACGGCTCAGCTAGCTCAATCATCCCTCATCGAATTTCAAACCCTTGACTGGGACGAAGAGCTTCCGCAGGCAGTCAAGGATCGGCGCCACGACTTGATCCTTTTGTCCGACTGCACGTACAATTCCGACGCCCTACCAGCATTAGTTAGAACCATCAAGAGCCTACTGGAGATTTCGCCCGGTGCATCAGTGCTTGTGGCATGGAAAAAGCGATGCGAGAGCGAGTTGGTATTTTTCGATCTAATGAAGGATGCAGCATTGGCCGTCGTGGGAGAGTCAAGTCCAGCTTTACAAGTCGCAGCGGAAAgtgatgacgacgatgatgatcATGAAGCACCAGAGATCAAAATTTTCCGCTTTCAAAAAGCCAGCGAAAGACAGCTCGCTAGTTAA
- a CDS encoding uncharacterized protein (EggNog:ENOG410PJNN~COG:S), whose translation MHPRDPRIRQTINQISQNIESANETAQEEIYAFSHNYLAPCFASIRDCIGTCTASCFPRRDDVLRRRKRGASRGRAELNFDFYDDWDYDEDVMGDQPLGWGNDELDRLLAGSSGSRDQPRRNRRMSYGARGGRRKNSILQPDERQDPTVIPSSSFLGFLQRFPWRIGARGIRYRPSAADMQENPGGLKRNTLENEPLLEGSEESDENAQKADRGDAATRQRSSTQSSQGTSTSLSSRGDLILGDEEEDAVPLSDEFAMALERRPTNLGDESAWPRRSVSGTSTSGGSRHTGKGKGRRGTRRNTTASKKSSKASSGVNTIDQAALPVPSIADLQREEEQVQMEEEMEIERKRQAAQRLARRRGLSVNGGKLEETPAQDKLLPSSQEFSVPDSTPLSIPDAIPGDGPDDTSIASPPSKPQPTDIE comes from the exons ATGCACCCAAGAGACCCTCGAATCCGTCAAACCATCAACCAGATATCCCAAAACATCGAGTCTGCAAATGAAACCGCCCAGGAGGAGATATATGCCTTCTCTCACAACTACTTAGCCCCCTGCTTCGCTTCAATCCGTGATTGCATAGGCACATGCACCGCGTCATGCTTCCCCCGCCGAGACGATGTCTTGCGTCGTCGGAAGCGCGGAGCGTCGAGGGGGAGAGCTGAGCTGAATTTCGACTTTTACGATGACTGGGACTACGATGAAGATGTGATGGGTGATCAACCCCTAGGGTGGGGAAACGATGAGCTGGACAGACTACTTGCGGGGAGTAGTGGAAGTCGTGACCAGCCGCGCAGGAACCGACGTATGAGTTATGGCGCGCGTGGTGGGCGCAGGAAAAATTCCATCCTACAGCCCGATGAGAGACAGGATCCGACGGTGATCCCGAGTTCGTCGTTTCTCGGGTTCTTGCAACGCTTTCCATGGCGAATAGGGGCTCGAGGGATAAGGTACAGGCCGTCCGCGGCTGATATGCAGGAGAACCCTGGTGGtctgaagagaaacacaCTCGAGAACGAGCCCCTCTTGGAAGGTAGCGAGGAAAGTGACGAGAATGCGCAGAAAGCGGACCGTGGAGATGCTGCTACCAGACAGAGAAGCAGTACGCAGTCGTCACAAGGCACTAGCACCTCGCTAAGCTCACGGGGTGATCTTATTCTTGGcgatgaggaagaagatgcaGTCCCTCTGAGCGACGAATTTGCCATGGCACTTGAACGAAGACCCACCAACCTTGGAGACGAATCTGCCTGGCCTCGGAGGTCCGTATCGGGAACCTCCACCTCGGGGGGATCCAGACACACTGGCAAAGGGAAAGGAAGACGCGGAACGAGAAGAAATACCACTGCCTCCAAGAAATCATCTAAAGCGTCTTCTGGTGTGAATACGATCGATCAAGCAGCCCTCCCTGTTCCTTCCATTGCAGATTTACAACGGGAGGAAGAACAAGTGCaaatggaagaagagatggAAATAGAACGGAAACGGCAGGCTGCACAGAGGCTCGCCCGCCGGAGAGGCTTGAGTGTCAATGGCGGAAAACTTGAG GAGACTCCCGCTCAGGATAAACTTCTGCCGTCTAGCCAGGAGTTCTCTGTTCCTGATTCAACACCTCTTTCTATCCCGGATGCCATCCCGGGCGATGGACCTGATGACACTAGTATTGCATCTCCGCCCTCCAAGCCTCAGCCAACGGACATTGAATAA
- a CDS encoding uncharacterized protein (EggNog:ENOG410PPBF~COG:O~BUSCO:13717at33183) yields MINHGARIRLVSTMAAPKITLYVDVVSPFAYLAYYITRHSPVFAKCEVSYIPVLLGGIIKATNNNSPLYIKNKDKWINVERLRWSRYFNVPVTEGTVKGFPIQTLAVQRALCSVAAETPSKLVPCLDALYKSLWVEGNPDVGKPEGFTPILSQVLGEEAAEEAVRKSTTEEVKKMLLANTERAVTSGAFGLPWIECTNSEGKVESFFGVDHLGQVAAFLGLETSSDRGFRCVL; encoded by the exons ATGATCAATCACGGCGCGAGGATCAGACTAGTATCTACAATGGCTGCTCCCAAGATTACGCTATACGTCGACGTCGTCAGCCCCTTCGCGTACCTTGCATACTATATCACACGA CATTCACCCGTGTTCGCAAAATGCGAAGTGTCCTATATACCCGTCTTGCTGGGTGGAATCATCAAGGCAACAAATAATAACTCGCCACTATACATCAAAA ACAAAGACAAATGGATCAACGTCGAGAGACTCCGGTGGTCTCGCTATTTCAACGTTCCCGTCACGGAGGGGACAGTCAAGGGATTCCCCATCCAGACGTTGGCG GTGCAACGAGCCCTTTGTTCAGTGGCCGCCGAAACTCCAAGCAAATTAGTGCCCTGCCTTGATGCACTATATAAGTCGCTCTGGGTCGAAGGAAACCCAGATGTCGGTAAGCCAGAAGGCTTCACGCCAATTTTATCGCAGGTGCTGGGGGAGGAGGCCGCTGAAGAGGCCGTTCGAAAG TCTACCACGGAAGAAGTGAAGAAAATGCTCCTGGCAAACACCGAAAGAGCTGTCACTTCTGGCGCTTTCGGCCTTCCTTGGATAGAATGCACCAACTCCGAAGGAAAGGTTGAGTCTTTCTTCGGTGTGGACCATCTTGGGCAAGTCGCCGCCTTCCTTGGACTAGAAACATCCTCGGATAGGGGCTTCCGTTGCGTCTTGTAA
- a CDS encoding uncharacterized protein (EggNog:ENOG410PZ3A) has product MDLATQSAYSTSESESSCQDQGVTDHERARNHVSDDSHPSCAPRVAGPVTPPARTFLESEGSTPVSDSLAQSLLENRRRGIYFHRPPVLLLGGTGGDGAGLSRSDDIDLRYPSGGGVVGRTDLEEGLAEPSNELPDSPRLALPNFPADTISPMAVSEQQGVSAVASNSPETSIGVSLASHVAIHQNSVHGGSTDSINLPNSDQIQPEKMSGQPRKRNTGNSSPLARHRQALDSGSGNGGLCPQCMHNLAASRDPPQETVPPVVQEELLWDTERLVGMRYLESYRDIRASPGSRNRFAIRSGCRVICIGDTVPCKDDESREDSFKIAFGDVYLVLRLYPDLWASCIRIDTSTPVYPFTPRSGFKPRYATTTWPTSTNAIKFLPLCCVTIEANFSKYIRCHPMYGNGSQAITNPSTGQVVIPPKRKESLAAGNDVLHRNGSILIPLGFYSQLNYPIMSRDAPYIVADPREKGDPVGHVCESMPVYYEPNLPNAFPVKISKMQWLRKKFLRQRQQAESQTKFPPLTPHAKDRAEGAGLIQTRHPGDKSSIQARNAEILNKLTQGGAQILKIVPGSKQVLGTAVSEPSPTSFRPLVDRMSRSRSGSRFGSALGTRSLTRSHSAK; this is encoded by the exons ATGGATCTGGCAACCCAATCGGCCTACAGCACGTCAGAAAGCGAATCTTCATGCCAGGATCAGGGAGTCACAGATCATGAAAGAGCGCGGAATCATGTTTCTGACGACTCGCACCCAAGCTGTGCCCCAAGGGTCGCTGGGCCGGTTACTCCGCCAGCCAGAACGTTCCTCGAGAGCGAAGGAAGCACTCCTGTCTCAGATTCGCTAGCGCAATCCTTATTAGAGAACAGGCGCCGGGGTATATATTTCCATCGTCCTCCGGTTTTGCTGCTGGGCGGCACCGGTGGCGACGGCGCTGGTTTGTCTCGTAGTGACGATATCGACCTGCGATATCCCTCCGGTGGTGGAGTTGTTGGACGAACAGACCTCGAGGAGGGTTTAGCAGAGCCTTCCAACGAACTACCGGATTCACCAAGGTTAGCCCTCCCGAATTTTCCAGCCGACACTATCAGTCCAATGGCAGTTTCAGAGCAACAAGGTGTCTCAGCAGTTGCAAGTAATTCCCCAGAGACCTCTATTGGGGTATCGCTTGCCTCCCATGTTGCGATTCACCAAAACTCAGTACATGGTGGCTCCACAGACTCTATAAATCTGCCAAATTCAGATCAGATCCAACCCGAAAAGATGTCGGGCCAGCCCAGAAAGAGGAATACTGGTAACTCTAGTCCACTAGCTAGACACCGTCAGGCACTGGATTCTGGAAGTGGGAACGGTGGTCTATGTCCACAATGCATGCACAATTTAGCGGCATCTCGCGACCCGCCACAGGAGACTGTTCCCCCAGTCGTGCAAGAAGAGCTGCTATGGGACACTGAGCGCCTGGTCGGCATGAGATATCTTGAATCGTATCGAGATATTAGGGCCTCTCCGGGTTCGAGAAACCGATTCGCGATTCGAAGTGGGTGCCGTGTTATTTGCATTGGAGACACCGTTCCTTGCAAAGACGACGAATCACGCGAAGACTCCTTTAAGATAGCGTTTGGGGACGTTTATCTGGTTCTTCGACTGTATCCAGATCTTTGGGCTTCCTGTATCAGAATCGACACTTCTACCCCGGTTTACCCTTTCACACCCAGGAGTGGGTTCAAGCCTCGATATGCAACTACAACTTGGCCCACCTCAACTAATGCCATCAAATTCTTACCTCTTTGCTGCGTGACCATAGAGGCGAACTTCAGCAAATATATTCGGTGTCACCCAATGTATGGCAATGGAAGCCAGGCCATCACCAACCCAAGCACAGGACAGGTTGTCATCCCCCCGAAACGGAAAGAGAGCTTAGCGGCAGGAAACGATGTTTTGCACCGTAATGGTAGCATTTTGATACCGCTAGGCTTTTACTCCCAACTGAATTACCCTATAATGAGCAGAGATGCACCCTATATAGTTGCGGATCCTAGGGAAAAGGGGGACCCTGTGGGCCATGTCTGTGAGTCTATGCCCGTCTATTATGAGCCTAACCTCCCGAACGCCTTTCCCGTGAAGATTTCGAAAATGCAGTGGCTTCGGAAAAAGTTTCTTCGGCAAAGGCAGCAAGCCGAGTCGCAGACAAAATTTCCGCCCCTAACACCACATGCAAAAGACCGCGCAGAAGGTGCTGGGTTGATACAAACGAGGCATCCGGGTGATAAAAGCAGCATTCAAGCTCGGAATGCCGAAATTCTAAATAAACTA ACACAGGGAGGCGCGCAAATATTAAAGATTGTACCTGGTTCGAAGCAAGTCCTGGGCACTGCTGTATCTGAGCCTTCACCTACTTCATTTCGCCCCCTTGTTGACCGCATGTCACGCAGCCGCTCTGGCTCTAGGTTCGGGTCAGCTTTGGGCACTCGGTCACTTACACGCTCACATTCAGCAAAATAA
- a CDS encoding uncharacterized protein (EggNog:ENOG410Q5IN) — MQATSSKEAIGQESKNRPQSLRHFETAGKKLKVENLRTILNRIFRLQTNRLRATSETGDSRDFQKLVATFKKQKCCSLKRIVKKMRKRAVPEPLVKLRPTQGPTNNMNDENDDEPPLLALCSHTSTQDERDRLRKKHELKHHERHQQRQRQQEERDNVNPATEEQVVSLARREQEAPNPFITSPVLVPAIEEPELQVWSKGVNKRPYRSADPTMLNPTWAPKRDSPSPLWPLCPPRRSASRRPRNGWSEEDFAFRDLLRSMLDDETLERVLREDAATEEGEAAAASASSKMENEKLREIMYEMVDNVVDKTVDEVRRVEARSRERRLSRDSEAGRNKVTASQANGESESTGSLTALHSCEPKEINELLHGLLNDLLEIVIADEVDLSDDVRQRVKETVLFRKRKLFGTEE, encoded by the coding sequence ATGCAAGCTACCTCTAGCAAAGAAGCGATCGGCCAAGAGAGCAAAAACAGGCCTCAGTCCCTCCGCCATTTCGAAACAGCTGGGAAGAAACTCAAAGTCGAGAACCTCAGAACCATCCTCAATCGAATCTTTAGGCTGCAAACGAACCGTTTGCGTGCCACCTCTGAGACTGGAGACTCTCGAGACTTTCAAAAACTGGTAGCAACATTCAAAAAGCAGAAGTGTTGCTCCCTCAAAAGAATCGTCAAAAAGATGCGCAAACGTGCTGTTCCTGAGCCTCTAGTAAAGCTTCGACCAACTCAGGGTCCTACCAACAACATGAACGACGAGAATGACGATGAACCCCCTCTGCTTGCATTGTGTTCTCACACATCCACGCAAGATGAAAGAGACAGACTCCGCAAAAAGCACGAACTCAAACACCATGAGCGACACCAACAGCGCCAGCGCCAGCAGGAAGAGCGTGACAACGTCAACCCCGCAACTGAAGAGCAAGTGGTATCGCTGGCACGCCGAGAGCAAGAAGCCCCGAATCCTTTCATCACCAGCCCCGTTCTCGTCCCTGCAATCGAAGAACCTGAACTTCAAGTTTGGTCCAAGGGCGTAAACAAAAGGCCATATCGTTCGGCGGATCCTACAATGCTCAACCCGACCTGGGCGCCGAAGAGAGATTCTCCGAGCCCTCTGTGGCCTCTGTGCCCTCCAAGACGCTCCGCCTCGCGAAGACCAAGGAATGGCTGGAGCGAGGAAGATTTTGCGTTCCGAGACCTGCTGCGTAGCATGCTTGACGATGAAACACTAGAACGGGTCCTTAGAGAAGATGCTGCCACAGAAGAGggagaagctgctgctgcttcaGCAAGCAGCAAAATGGAAAACGAGAAATTAAGAGAAATCATGTATGAAATGGTGGACAATGTAGTTGACAAAACTGTGGATGAAGTTCGCCGCGTGGAAGCAAGAAGCAGGGAGCGGAGGTTGTCAAGGGACAGCGAAGCAGGGAGGAATAAAGTGACAGCTTCACAAGCAAATGGTGAATCGGAGAGCACGGGCAGTCTCACTGCCCTCCACAGTTGTGAGCCAAAAGAGATCAATGAACTGTTGCACGGCCTGCTTAATGACCTCTTGGAAATTGTTATTGCTGATGAGGTAGACCTGAGTGACGATGTTCGCCAAAGGGTTAAGGAAACAGTGTTATTccggaaaagaaaattattTGGAACAGAGGAATGA
- a CDS encoding uncharacterized protein (EggNog:ENOG410Q53N), with protein MENLSILAADQTNANEMPSVSNQGMASSQSPAPPPVHRAFDDQEIPPPSWQLIDRLVRGGVYLEIENINSRERARVRGLVAEKIDSGMSGTEIGRFIVAQFRQNDQGLGHIITQMADRQFSYTDIALATMEILGLIDLREDLPGLPRQPILGGERLYYAREVAQQNQQVPSTAAHDLTICQRRGGSRPHLPLRTNHTRLATGEGRRNMTAASIRSVQPATYDEDPPLLRPATLERIRRGHP; from the coding sequence ATGGAAAACTTATCAATCCTAGCGGCAGATCAAACTAACGCCAACGAGATGCCAAGTGTTTCCAATCAAGGCATGGCATCTAGCCAAAGTCCAGCTCCTCCACCGGTTCACCGGGCTTTTGACGACCAGGAAATTCCTCCTCCTTCATGGCAGCTTATTGACCGGCTAGTTAGAGGTGGTGTATACCTTGAAATCGAAAACATCAACTCCCGAGAGAGAGCACGAGTCCGCGGACTTGTAGCAGAAAAAATCGATAGCGGGATGTCTGGCACAGAGATAGGAAGGTTCATCGTTGCGCAATTCCGACAAAATGATCAAGGGCTCGGCCATATCATCACACAGATGGCAGACAGGCAATTCTCATACACAGACATTGCACTTGCTACCATGGAGATCCTTGGCCTGATAGACTTGAGAGAAGATCTTCCAGGACTCCCTCGGCAGCCGATTTTAGGTGGAGAACGTCTTTACTACGCGCGTGAAGTTGCCCAGCAAAACCAGCAAGTTCCGAGCACGGCAGCTCATGACTTGACAATATGCCAAAGGAGAGGAGGATCTCGACCACATCTTCCACTACGTACCAACCACACGAGACTCGCGACTGGGGAAGGAAGACGAAATATGACCGCTGCTTCCATTCGATCTGTGCAGCCCGCAACCTACGATGAAGATCCCCCGCTGCTACGCCCTGCTACTCTCGAACGAATTAGGCGAGGACACCCATGA